A single window of Coregonus clupeaformis isolate EN_2021a unplaced genomic scaffold, ASM2061545v1 scaf2501, whole genome shotgun sequence DNA harbors:
- the LOC121575692 gene encoding electron transfer flavoprotein regulatory factor 1-like isoform X1, with protein sequence MANPLRSEVRQLYKNLLFLGREYPEGADYFRERLKSAFMKNKDVTDPKEIKTLVDRGEFVIKELEALYYLRKYRAMKKRYYEE encoded by the exons ATGGCCAACCCTCTGAGGAGTGAGGTTAGACAGCTGTACAAGAAT CTACTGTTTTTGGGACGGGAATACCCCGAAGGAGCAGACTACTTCAGGGAACGTCTGAAGAGTGCCTTTATGAAGAACAAAGATGTCACAGACCCTAAGGAGATCAAGACGCTAGTCGACCGTGGGGAGTTTGTGATAAAGGAACTGGAGGCCCTGTACTATCTAAGGAAGTACAGAGCCATGAAGAAGCGTTACTATGAAGAATAA